GTACCGTTATAACTTATATCTCTAATGGAGTATTAGGTTTGATCAATAACAAGTAAATGTATTAATTCCAAGTTCAAAGTACGGTATCAAAAGAGATGAGATCAATAATAAGATAAGAAAACTTAAAAAGGGCTCATAAACTAGTATATGGATATTTGAAGGAATTTGAAACTAGCCTATACTCTCGaaaaaaatttagtagtaaatCTAAAAGATGTCACATGACATTAGACTGCACTTTTCTTGTTCCTGAAATTCTCCTTCATCattgtaaattttttcttaCACTGATTCACAGTCTTCCCAGGTACTGCCGTTGCAACTCGCTCCCATCTCTGGCTTGTTTCCTTTGGAAAGGCTTTTAAAGCTTGAACCAGTGCTCGTTCCTGCACTGCAGACCACACATCCTGTTCTGAACTGGAAGAAACTCCATTAGTAGATGCAGAGTTCTCATTATCTGTACTTTTGCTATGAGAGTCTTCTGTGTTATTGGTTGAGGCAGGAGTTGATACACCTTCTAATTCTTCTCTGGTTGAAAGTGGAGACTCAATTGATTGTGCACCAGGTTTCCTTTTCTCAAGAAATGTGTCAAAAGCTTTTGATGAATCAGGTTTCTGCAGGAGTACAGTTTTAGTTGCCTTCATTATTTCTTCAACAGATCTTCCAGTTCCAATGTATTCTGAAATAACCTCCCACCTACGTGAAGTTCCTTTGGGGTATTTCTGCATTCCTTTCCTCAGTAGATCAATCTCTTCTTTACTCCAAGGTTTCTCCTTCTTCTCAACATTGCTTCGAGAAGCACTGCCATTAGCCTTGATGGAACCATTGGCATTTTGTTGATTGGTTTTCTCATCAGCCACCTCTTTCTTGGAGCTCATCGCATCTCTCAAAACACTTGCTTGCTCTAATAACACCTTTATGCCTTCCATGTTCTCACAGAGACTCCTCATCTGCTCAATATCAAGTGACATGCAAAGCCCTTCCACATCATCATCAGAAATATCAAGTAAACGCTGGGATACAATAGGTCCTGAAAGAGTTCGAAGGCGAGCTCGCTCCTTCCGCAACagctttttctctttctctttcaccTTCTTGTGTTGCAAAGCAGCTTCTGCAGCTTGTCTCTCTTCCTCCTCTTTCCGTTGCTTCTCTTCCTCTGCAATTCTGGCtgcttcttcttcctgcaactTCTTTGCCAGGAACTTAGCCTCCTTTTTCCTCTGTTTCTCagctttttcttcttcctttcttctcAATATTCTGGGGTCCCTCTTATAAGCATTATCAACAAGAGTGCGAATCCGTGCATAATCTTCTTTCCTAGCTTTTTCTGTCAATTTTGCATTCTGCCTTTCCATCCACCTCTTGTGGTCTCGAGATTCAGCTTGCTCGAGATCAAACTCATCAGCATGAGGAAACTCCCTCCAACTTTTAAAGGAGTACCAAAAATTGTAGAAATTATCTACATCTTTTAATGGAGTATTATCATCACCTAGTGTTGGAATTGGTTGATTAACTGACCACCGTCCGTTCCTCATAAAAGCAGGACCAAACACCTTAAAGAAATCCTGTGGAGCACAATCAGTGGGAATCTCGTCATCAAACTCATCTGTGGAATCATAAATCCTTCTCTTCACAGGATCAATCAGTACTTCATATGCTTCCTGGATTGCCTTGAAGTGACTTTCTATTTCATCCTTCTTTGCTTGTTTCGCGGCTTCAGTTTCCTCGGCCAGAAGAAGAGCAGCCTGTTTGTCAGGATGAAACCTCAAGGCAGTTTCACGATAGCTTTTACGGATTTGATCCTCAGTAGCCAGATACCTTAGATGACCCAGACCCAATAATGCATAGTGATCTTGTTGCTTGTCCCCAGTACCAGATTTCTTTTTGCTCTTACTGCTGTAAGAATCAGATGGAAGGTACGTTTGTTCCTTGTCATCAGCCACTTTCTTGTCTTCAGCCTCATTCTTATCTTCCTGAACACCACGAAGTTTAAGTGCAGCAGAATGGAAAGAATGACCTGCAGGTTCATATTTCAAAGCCTTGGTAGGAAGGCAGTTTGAAGAGACAAAAATAGGCTGCCCATCAACAATCTCCTGTGAGTAAGTAATGAGACGGAATTTTGTATGTACAGCCATAATGGTGGCTTTCAGAACAACCAAATATGTCTCCCctcaaattttactatgtaacctgcattcaaataaaaattcaattagacAGTTCCCAGACTTCAGTTAAATCAAcatctaaatattatttaagagaataaaatattttcttaaagagTGCAGGAACTACAACTATAAAGTGAAGGGGAAAGATGGGAAGGGAAAAAAGGCCAATAATGCAACAAGGATGCCCAATCTCAATGCGTATTGGATACAGTAACTTTCTTGATGTAGCATAGCAATCAATGGATTAATAGAACACCAGAGATGAGCACACTGTAAAAAATTTTAGCCAATATATCACAGAATTTAAAAGCTAAAAACTGTTTCAGAGTAGACCTAAACAACTATTGCTCCTCCGAGCAGTATTATTTATGGCAGAAGGCCAAAATTCTGTCATATAAACATTCCATTGCATCCTATGACAGCAACTTCACAAATTGCCTATGCCAATTGGCAAAATATCTGCCGTTGTGACCATGGCACTACCAGTTAAAAACATTGCCAACACAAAgacatcaaaaatattttataatggaAAAGTAGCCATCTTACaatgaaaaaaagaacaaatacaCGACATACTGTCTGAGTCTGACCTATGTTTTCATGAAGGTAAGGAGAGAGAATCGAGGCATACAACAATGAACAGAAGTAACTTATTGGCAAGTATGCAATGTACAAAGATTGAATAGGCAAGGACTGGCCTCTCAGAGGCATATTCTCAAAAACAATGTTTTCCCAAACCAATACGAGAAAGCGTAACAGTTACAGAAAATAGTATTCAGTTACTTCACCCGGGCATAGAATACACGCATTGAAGTACAATTAACTGAATATCAAAGAAGTAAAACATCGGTAATTGGAGGGAAAGTACTGTGAATGATCCACAAAAGTAAATATCGATTCAGCTTCACATGCATAGGAAATATCATTGCAATCTtaccaaaattaattaaactcaCAAAATAAAGGCAAAAACAGTTAAGACACTGCTTGATATACGGACGAATACATAGCACTACCAATTCTTCCCCCTCCCCTCCCTAACTTCATGAAAcgaataaaaaacaaatccaGCCCAtccaatgaaaagaaaaagtaaaggaAATAACACATCCAATTCATCAACAGTTAAGTAAAAAACTGCCTAAAACTACCATTCAGTtaacataaaattcaaatagTAACAGTGATCAAGCAGAAGAGCCTTTTTTCTCAAAGCATGAGGATGAAaatcccaaattttttaaaacgtaaggacaaaaaaacattgaaagagcataaaaaatttatttcactgaatatttttattaaccgAGTGCATGTCAGATTCGACATCCGAGATCGATAATTAGGGTAAAATCACGTCGAAGACAATGCAAAAGCAACATGCTCCCAAATAAACACTAATAATATTGTGGATTTCATTTTTTCGTAGTATCCAACACCAAAACTAAAAAACTTCGACGAAGAAACCGCAAAATATGAAAGAacaattataaacaaataaaataaacagggGTGAAAAGTACACAAATTCAATCACATCACAGGGAAAATCATgaagaacaacaaaaaaacaGCTAAAAAACGAAAAGGCTGAAGCTAAACTCAAAAGGGTTTGAGATATATGAAGAGAAAGATTACAGTTTTGCAGCAGGAGAAGTGGAATGAAAACAGATCGTGATTGGCGTGAGAAAGAGAAAAGCATGGCATGTGAGGTGTGTGGTGTGTGATGCAGAAAGTGATGCGATGGGAAAacgaagaggaagaagaaagatgaaAGCTTTACCAAGAAAAAAGGAGGGAGGAATCACGCAAAGAAGGGAAGAAGCCGACTGTGAAGAGCACAAGAGAAGGAAGGTTTTGGTTTTCGTTTGGGCATTTTATATGTGGCGACACCCACTGCCCtatctttcttcttcctctttctctctttctttgctaaaataattctaaaaacaTCGTAAATTACTTCACTAGCCTCCTtctattttcaatataaataaaaccaaaaaagtattttttttttttcagttaaatgaaattatagataattaaattacttggatgtttatttttaaaaattacaaaagaatgCGCAGTttgatttaaaataagtttggaattgaatgtaatttatatcaatatcattttaaatgcaattctttataaattataacCAACTTATCACATATGTGAACATCTAAttagataatattatattatctgcTGACTTCTCTtgaaattataagaaataaaaatgtaaagatAGGTctgttgttattttaaaaataaataaaactaggttaagaaaaatatttcatgtgagcaaagtttaacaaaattgaaaaaaaaaacaaaaaaaaacgtCTTTAAGATGGATCTTTGTTACTTAAATtggattcaattattattagaaatacTTATGAGtgataaatatgtttattactccacaacacatatatataaatacttaaCTCTTGTAAACATTTACCTCTATGTTCCTTTGGAAAAAATCAGCAAATAAACTTCCTACTATTTTATCAAAAGTATTACttagtaattataaaatgacattaaaaataatataaatatatcattttttttatataaataaaaattgtattatcgtgtaattgtaattttcaattatttttaaataattcaattttcattaaatattttactgtttttattttttttttttacaagattttttatttgaataacttATTTCATTTGAATAGTTGATGTAGtgagtattatttaaatttaatttgaatttccgtaagtttaaattttttacttcttaatttaaatgattgcaatactattttttttttttacaaatatcacCATGCGTAAATTCCATATAATTTGATGTATGAAAATTTGGTCacttcaatttataatattgctttttttttcttaatttagacCAATAACAAATCAAAAAGTAATCGAATGAATACTAAAAGTGGTAAAATAGTGTAGTTACTTTTATAAGGTtgaaataaatagtaaaaggtcaaaaaaaaaataataacaaagaaatataaaaagtaataataaaataagttttaagtTCTTAGTTAGGAGTTAACCGAAAGTAACTAAgagctaaaatctctcaaataaactatacatttttttgaaGTACTTATCAAACACTTTTATATTAggcaaaataattttgtttgttcaacaatggttttcttcttttttttatgtactttttattttggtaatacttttatgttattttaaaaaccttgaatttaaaattttatctttaataacttatatatattttatgttatatgaTTTACATCTCATTATAAATAATCAAGATGCTAAAAAAAGACAGTGAGATCTTTTAGATAAgtgtaactttttttatattggtCCTCTTATAGTATGATTAGAGATGACAACGGGTCGGGTCAGGTACGGATAGTGCTTACCCACAACAGGTCTACTACCCGTCCGTTTATCTGCAGAGTATCTTCTTAAAAAATACtcgcggatatttttaaaaccagCGGGTATCCGTAGATATctgatacccgcaaatatttttaaaaatatatatattataaatttttaaatataaaattataaaaataaaatataaataaaattaaattttaattaaaattaaatttgacataataaaatatactgttaattttaattttaattatatttaacttaataaaataaaataaaattttaattttaattttttacgaATAACGAGTATCCGCGGATACAGATCATACCTGCACCCAATCCGTTTATAAGCAGGTATTAAAATACTCGCTACCCACAGGTAATAAATACCCACAGACACTAtgacataaaaaatttcatttatgcGAACTTTGATGAGATATGATGTAAATTAATGTTGAGTGTAATAAGATT
This portion of the Vigna unguiculata cultivar IT97K-499-35 chromosome 6, ASM411807v1, whole genome shotgun sequence genome encodes:
- the LOC114188002 gene encoding dnaJ homolog subfamily C member 2-like, with protein sequence MAVHTKFRLITYSQEIVDGQPIFVSSNCLPTKALKYEPAGHSFHSAALKLRGVQEDKNEAEDKKVADDKEQTYLPSDSYSSKSKKKSGTGDKQQDHYALLGLGHLRYLATEDQIRKSYRETALRFHPDKQAALLLAEETEAAKQAKKDEIESHFKAIQEAYEVLIDPVKRRIYDSTDEFDDEIPTDCAPQDFFKVFGPAFMRNGRWSVNQPIPTLGDDNTPLKDVDNFYNFWYSFKSWREFPHADEFDLEQAESRDHKRWMERQNAKLTEKARKEDYARIRTLVDNAYKRDPRILRRKEEEKAEKQRKKEAKFLAKKLQEEEAARIAEEEKQRKEEEERQAAEAALQHKKVKEKEKKLLRKERARLRTLSGPIVSQRLLDISDDDVEGLCMSLDIEQMRSLCENMEGIKVLLEQASVLRDAMSSKKEVADEKTNQQNANGSIKANGSASRSNVEKKEKPWSKEEIDLLRKGMQKYPKGTSRRWEVISEYIGTGRSVEEIMKATKTVLLQKPDSSKAFDTFLEKRKPGAQSIESPLSTREELEGVSTPASTNNTEDSHSKSTDNENSASTNGVSSSSEQDVWSAVQERALVQALKAFPKETSQRWERVATAVPGKTVNQCKKKFTMMKENFRNKKSAV